In Paenarthrobacter sp. GOM3, a single window of DNA contains:
- the rpe gene encoding ribulose-phosphate 3-epimerase — MSSSPLTCCINPSILSADFANLESELARISNADAVHVDVMDNRFVPNLTIGLPVVERLQKVSPVPLDAHLMIAEPDRWAPQFADAGLSSVTFHVEAAMAPIKLARELRARGAKAGMALRPATPVEPYLDMLSELDMLLLMTVEPGFGGQAFLDVVLPKIRRAREAVDGSGVNVAIQVDGGITEETILRAAEAGANVFVAGSAVYGKPSPSEAIEALRANGQLAFASNNARKA, encoded by the coding sequence ATGTCCTCCTCGCCCCTGACTTGCTGCATAAACCCCAGTATCCTCTCGGCTGACTTCGCCAACCTCGAATCCGAGCTGGCCCGGATCAGCAACGCCGACGCCGTTCATGTAGATGTCATGGACAACCGCTTCGTGCCCAACCTGACCATCGGTCTGCCCGTCGTCGAGCGGTTGCAAAAGGTCAGTCCGGTCCCGTTGGATGCCCATCTGATGATTGCCGAGCCGGACAGGTGGGCTCCGCAGTTCGCCGATGCCGGTCTCTCCTCGGTCACCTTCCACGTGGAAGCCGCGATGGCTCCGATCAAGCTCGCACGCGAACTCCGGGCCAGGGGGGCCAAAGCGGGCATGGCGCTGCGCCCGGCCACTCCAGTGGAGCCGTACCTTGACATGCTTTCGGAACTTGACATGCTGCTGCTCATGACGGTGGAGCCCGGCTTTGGTGGCCAGGCGTTCCTGGACGTGGTGCTGCCAAAGATCCGGCGTGCCCGCGAGGCGGTCGATGGTTCCGGAGTGAACGTGGCCATCCAGGTTGACGGTGGCATTACGGAGGAAACCATCCTCCGTGCAGCGGAGGCCGGCGCCAATGTCTTCGTGGCGGGTTCGGCCGTTTACGGGAAGCCTTCACCATCTGAGGCGATTGAGGCACTGAGGGCCAACGGACAGCTAGCATTCGCCTCCAACAATGCACGGAAAGCCTGA
- a CDS encoding glyceraldehyde-3-phosphate dehydrogenase produces MGREALAEAMIPVIGRLYRENNVVTTIHGRSLVNQSTTSILKAHRFARRISKEELLLEETAPLVNALAQLQLGPATVDIARLNQKFKDKGTGTGVEEFLRTELAGVAGKRGGRAGGSTDVVLYGFGRIGRLVTRLLVEQAGGGHGLRLRAVVVRKGAENDLAKRASLLRRDSVHGPFEGSIKVDLEANTITANGVRIQVIYSDNPATVDYTAYGIRDALIVDNTGRWRDAEGLSQHLLSQGAARVLLTAPGKGRLKNIVHGINHRDLNDDDTIVTAASCTTNAITPILQAINDKYGIVHGHVETVHSFTNDQNLIDNFHQGNRRGRSAALNMVITETGAARAVAKALPELQGKLSGSAIRVPTPDVSMAILNLNLERGTTKDDVNTYLRGMALHSDLRQQIDYVDSPDVVSTDFVGSRHTGIVDGLATISNGKNLVLYVWYDNEFGYSCQVIRVMEEMTGVHRPSYPVANVVEEALSVLAAAGS; encoded by the coding sequence ATGGGGCGGGAGGCTCTCGCCGAGGCCATGATTCCCGTCATAGGCCGTCTCTACCGGGAAAACAACGTGGTCACTACCATCCACGGACGCAGCCTGGTCAATCAATCCACTACGAGCATCCTCAAGGCCCATCGTTTCGCCCGCCGAATCAGCAAGGAGGAACTCCTCCTCGAGGAGACCGCTCCCCTAGTCAACGCGTTGGCCCAACTCCAACTCGGACCGGCCACAGTCGACATCGCCCGCCTGAACCAGAAGTTCAAGGACAAGGGCACTGGCACGGGCGTGGAGGAATTCCTCCGCACCGAACTCGCGGGAGTAGCAGGCAAGCGCGGCGGCAGGGCCGGCGGCAGCACCGACGTCGTGCTTTATGGTTTTGGCCGTATTGGACGCCTGGTGACGCGGCTCCTGGTGGAACAGGCGGGCGGCGGCCATGGCCTGCGGCTTCGGGCGGTCGTCGTTCGCAAAGGCGCGGAGAACGACCTCGCCAAGCGCGCCAGCCTGCTGCGTCGGGACTCGGTCCATGGTCCCTTCGAAGGGTCCATCAAGGTAGACCTCGAGGCCAACACCATCACGGCCAACGGCGTCCGCATCCAGGTCATCTACTCGGACAACCCCGCCACAGTCGATTACACGGCGTACGGGATCAGGGACGCCTTGATTGTTGACAACACCGGACGGTGGCGGGACGCAGAAGGCCTCTCGCAGCACCTCCTGAGTCAAGGTGCCGCCCGTGTTTTGCTGACCGCACCGGGCAAGGGTCGGCTGAAGAACATCGTGCATGGCATCAACCACCGGGACCTCAACGACGACGACACGATCGTCACCGCGGCGTCCTGCACCACCAACGCCATCACACCGATCCTGCAAGCCATCAACGACAAGTACGGAATAGTCCATGGCCACGTGGAAACGGTCCACTCGTTCACGAACGACCAGAACCTCATAGACAACTTTCACCAGGGAAACCGCCGGGGCCGTTCCGCAGCGCTCAACATGGTCATCACCGAAACCGGGGCTGCCAGGGCCGTGGCGAAGGCGCTGCCCGAGTTGCAGGGCAAGCTCAGCGGAAGCGCCATCCGGGTGCCCACCCCTGACGTGTCCATGGCAATACTGAACCTGAACCTTGAGCGCGGCACCACTAAGGACGACGTCAACACGTACCTGCGCGGAATGGCGCTGCATTCGGACCTTCGGCAGCAGATCGATTACGTCGATTCTCCGGACGTTGTTTCCACGGACTTCGTGGGTTCCCGGCATACAGGGATTGTTGATGGGCTGGCCACCATCTCGAACGGCAAAAACCTGGTTCTCTACGTCTGGTACGACAACGAATTCGGCTACTCATGCCAGGTGATCCGGGTCATGGAAGAAATGACAGGCGTGCACCGGCCGTCCTACCCCGTGGCGAACGTGGTGGAGGAAGCCTTGTCCGTGCTGGCAGCCGCGGGCTCCTGA
- the hxlA gene encoding 3-hexulose-6-phosphate synthase: MKLQVAIDLLTTEAALELAGQVAEYVDIIELGTPLIKAEGLSVITAVKDAHPDKIVFADLKTMDAGELEADIAFKAGADLVTVLGAADDSTIAGAVKAAKAHNKGVVVDLIGIADKVTRAKEVRALGAKFVEMHAGLDEQAKPGFDLTGLLRAGAEARVPFSVAGGVKVATIGDVQKAGADVAVAGGAIYGAEDPALAAKALRAAIS, from the coding sequence ATGAAACTCCAAGTTGCCATCGACCTCCTCACCACCGAAGCCGCCCTTGAGCTGGCTGGCCAGGTCGCCGAATACGTCGACATCATTGAGCTGGGCACTCCGTTGATCAAGGCTGAAGGGCTGTCCGTGATCACGGCAGTCAAGGACGCGCACCCGGACAAGATCGTCTTCGCAGACCTCAAGACCATGGACGCCGGCGAGCTCGAGGCCGACATCGCTTTCAAGGCCGGCGCTGACTTGGTGACCGTGCTCGGTGCCGCTGACGACTCCACCATTGCTGGGGCAGTCAAGGCAGCGAAAGCGCACAACAAGGGCGTCGTTGTTGACCTCATCGGCATCGCGGACAAAGTCACCCGCGCCAAGGAAGTCCGTGCCCTGGGTGCAAAGTTCGTGGAAATGCACGCCGGCCTGGACGAGCAGGCCAAACCCGGCTTTGACCTGACCGGTCTCTTGCGTGCCGGTGCAGAAGCCCGCGTTCCGTTCTCAGTGGCTGGCGGCGTCAAGGTTGCCACCATCGGAGACGTCCAGAAAGCCGGCGCCGACGTCGCTGTGGCCGGCGGCGCCATCTACGGTGCCGAGGACCCGGCACTGGCTGCCAAGGCTCTCCGCGCAGCTATCTCCTAG
- the tal gene encoding transaldolase has product MSTTPTQQLSDAGLSIWLDDLSRQRLSSGSLQELIDQKNVVGVTTNPSIFQAAITSSTDYDDAITAQAAAGASVEETIFELTTTDVADACDLFAPIAAATGGVDGRVSIEVDPRLAWDTAGTIAEAKELYKKVNKENVLIKIPATREGLGAISAVLAEGISVNVTLIFSLSRYRDVIGAFQSGIKRAMENGHDLSKIHSVASFFVSRVDTEIDQRLDAIGTDEAKALKGRAGLANARIAYHVYEELFSTERWAVLAAAGARPQRPLWASTGVKDPAYPDTLYVTELVAAGVVNTMPEKTLDATFDHGIVKGDTIAGTYDEASAVLSSLRNLGITYNDVVEQLETEGLNKFVASWNDLLSDVEGALTAARNAA; this is encoded by the coding sequence ATGTCCACTACTCCCACGCAGCAACTTTCCGACGCCGGGCTCTCCATCTGGCTGGACGACCTTTCCCGCCAGAGGCTCTCAAGCGGCAGCCTGCAAGAGCTCATCGACCAGAAAAACGTGGTGGGTGTGACCACCAATCCCTCCATCTTCCAGGCCGCCATCACATCCAGCACGGACTACGACGACGCGATCACTGCCCAGGCCGCAGCAGGGGCCAGTGTTGAAGAGACGATCTTCGAGCTCACGACAACCGACGTCGCAGACGCCTGTGACCTTTTCGCTCCGATCGCGGCAGCCACCGGGGGAGTTGATGGCCGGGTCTCCATCGAAGTGGACCCCAGGCTCGCTTGGGACACGGCCGGCACCATCGCCGAAGCCAAAGAGCTGTACAAGAAGGTCAACAAGGAGAACGTCCTGATCAAGATCCCGGCCACCCGTGAAGGACTGGGAGCCATCAGCGCGGTTCTTGCGGAAGGCATCAGCGTCAATGTCACGCTCATCTTCTCGCTCTCCCGATATCGGGACGTGATTGGGGCCTTCCAGTCGGGTATCAAGCGGGCCATGGAGAACGGCCATGACCTCTCCAAAATCCACTCAGTGGCATCGTTCTTCGTCTCGCGCGTGGACACGGAAATCGATCAGCGCCTTGATGCCATCGGCACAGACGAAGCCAAGGCACTCAAAGGGAGGGCCGGTTTGGCCAATGCCCGTATCGCCTATCACGTCTACGAAGAGCTCTTTTCCACCGAGCGCTGGGCTGTCCTGGCCGCTGCGGGGGCGCGACCACAACGTCCTCTCTGGGCTTCAACCGGCGTCAAGGACCCGGCCTACCCGGACACCCTCTACGTCACAGAGCTGGTTGCGGCGGGCGTAGTGAACACCATGCCGGAAAAGACGCTGGACGCCACCTTTGACCACGGCATCGTCAAAGGGGACACCATCGCGGGCACCTACGACGAAGCGAGTGCGGTCCTCAGCTCACTCCGAAACCTTGGCATCACCTACAACGATGTGGTCGAACAGTTGGAAACCGAAGGACTCAACAAGTTCGTCGCCAGCTGGAACGACCTGCTTTCCGACGTCGAAGGCGCCCTCACAGCGGCGCGCAATGCGGCGTGA
- the fbaA gene encoding class II fructose-bisphosphate aldolase, whose product MPIATPEIYSEMIDRAKAGGFAFPAVNVTSSQTLNAAIRGFAEAESDGIIQVSTGGAAYWSGASVKDMVAGSLGFAAFAREVAKNYNVNIALHTDHCPQDKLADFVLPLLAASEEAVKAGKDPIFNSHMWDGSHETLEENLRIGRDLLQRAAAAKIILEVEIGTVGGEEDGVENEINEKLYTTTEDALATIEALGAGENGRYLTALTFGNVHGVYKPGNVKLRPELLKQIQSEVGAKIGKENPFDLVFHGGSGSTEQEIADAVSYGVIKMNIDTDTQYAFTRPVAGHMFSNYDGVLKVDGEMGNKKTYDPRVWGASAEAGMAARIVEAAQQLGSVGKTL is encoded by the coding sequence ATGCCCATTGCAACCCCAGAGATTTACTCCGAGATGATCGATCGTGCGAAGGCTGGCGGTTTCGCTTTCCCCGCGGTGAATGTGACGTCGTCGCAGACTCTGAACGCTGCGATCCGCGGTTTCGCTGAGGCCGAATCCGATGGCATCATCCAGGTTTCCACCGGTGGTGCGGCGTACTGGTCCGGTGCTTCGGTCAAGGACATGGTGGCCGGTTCGCTCGGGTTCGCCGCGTTCGCCCGTGAAGTTGCGAAGAACTACAACGTCAACATTGCCCTGCACACGGACCACTGCCCGCAGGACAAGCTGGCGGACTTCGTGCTGCCGTTGCTGGCCGCGTCGGAGGAAGCTGTGAAGGCCGGTAAGGACCCGATCTTCAACTCGCACATGTGGGACGGTTCGCACGAGACCCTCGAAGAGAACCTGCGTATCGGCCGGGACCTTTTGCAGCGTGCTGCTGCTGCGAAGATCATCCTCGAGGTCGAGATCGGCACCGTCGGTGGCGAGGAAGATGGTGTGGAGAACGAGATCAACGAGAAGCTTTACACCACCACCGAGGATGCCCTGGCCACGATCGAGGCCCTGGGAGCCGGTGAGAACGGACGTTACCTGACGGCTTTGACGTTCGGTAACGTGCACGGTGTTTACAAGCCGGGCAACGTCAAGCTCCGCCCGGAACTGCTCAAGCAGATCCAGTCCGAGGTGGGCGCGAAGATCGGCAAGGAAAACCCGTTCGACCTGGTGTTCCATGGCGGTTCGGGTTCCACCGAGCAGGAAATCGCTGACGCGGTGTCCTACGGTGTGATCAAGATGAACATCGACACCGACACCCAGTACGCGTTCACGCGTCCGGTGGCCGGGCACATGTTCTCCAACTACGACGGCGTGCTGAAGGTCGACGGCGAGATGGGCAACAAGAAGACCTATGACCCGCGCGTGTGGGGTGCTTCGGCCGAAGCCGGCATGGCCGCGCGCATCGTCGAAGCCGCCCAGCAGCTCGGATCGGTCGGCAAGACGTTGTGA
- the tkt gene encoding transketolase has translation MNQTANTAITFSDTDPATATLNWTAEDQRAVDTARVLAADAVEKVGNGHPGTAMSLAPAAYLLFQKLMRHDPRDPDWIGRDRFILSPGHSSLTLYIQLFLSGYGLELKDLEALRTWGSLTPGHPEYKHTAGVEITTGPLGQGLASSVGFAYSQRRQRGLFDADAPAGESPFDHTIWVIASDGDIQEGVTSEASSLAGHQELGNLVVIYDENHISIEDDTDISFTEDVLKRYEAYGWHTQRVDWTRTGEYVEDVQELYVALLAAKAETNKPSIISLRTIIGYPAPKKQNTGKIHGSALGAEEVAGLKEVLGFDPGKSFDVDQAVLAHARKVVERGAASRDQWDATFSAWQTSHPEAAALLERIEAKQLPAHLGDVLPVFEAGKDVSTRAASGKVLNAIGPVLPELWGGSADLAESNNTTIEGSPSFIPTSRSTDAWKGNPYGRVLHFGIREHAAASIVNGISLHGRTRAFSGTFLIFSDYQKPAIRLSALMGVPSIYVWSHDSIGLGEDGPTHQPVEQLATLRAIPGLDVVRPGDANEVGIAWQTILENHQNPAGIVLTRQNVPVFDRGDGQATGDIFASPAGVAKGGYVLAEASREGKTVDAQVILIGTGSEVQLAVAAREALQAEGVAARVVSMPCVEWFNKQDEAYRESVLPAAVKARVSVEAGLALGWKEFVGDAGRSISLEHFGASADYKRLFNEFGITAEAVTAAAKDSLAGLTA, from the coding sequence GTGAACCAAACAGCAAATACGGCGATTACATTCAGCGACACAGACCCCGCGACGGCGACATTGAACTGGACCGCCGAGGATCAGCGGGCAGTTGACACCGCCCGCGTGCTGGCCGCCGACGCCGTGGAGAAGGTCGGTAACGGCCACCCCGGTACGGCAATGAGCTTGGCTCCGGCAGCGTACCTGCTGTTCCAGAAGCTGATGAGGCACGACCCCCGCGATCCGGACTGGATTGGCCGTGACCGTTTCATCCTGTCACCGGGCCACTCTTCCCTGACCCTGTACATCCAGCTCTTCCTCTCCGGCTATGGCCTGGAACTGAAGGATCTTGAGGCGCTGCGCACGTGGGGTTCGCTCACCCCGGGCCACCCCGAGTACAAGCACACCGCCGGTGTGGAGATCACCACAGGGCCGCTCGGCCAAGGCCTCGCATCTTCTGTTGGTTTCGCCTACTCGCAGCGTCGCCAACGCGGCCTGTTCGACGCCGATGCCCCCGCCGGCGAATCGCCGTTCGACCACACCATCTGGGTTATCGCATCCGACGGCGACATCCAGGAAGGCGTGACGTCAGAGGCGTCTTCGCTGGCCGGTCACCAGGAACTGGGCAATCTCGTAGTGATCTACGACGAGAACCACATCTCCATCGAAGACGACACCGACATCTCGTTCACTGAGGACGTCCTCAAGCGCTACGAAGCCTACGGCTGGCACACCCAGCGCGTGGACTGGACCCGCACGGGCGAGTATGTCGAAGACGTTCAGGAACTCTACGTGGCTTTGCTCGCTGCCAAGGCTGAAACGAACAAGCCGTCCATAATTTCGCTGCGCACCATCATCGGCTACCCGGCACCGAAGAAGCAGAACACCGGCAAGATCCACGGCTCCGCACTCGGTGCCGAGGAAGTGGCCGGGCTCAAAGAGGTGCTCGGCTTTGACCCCGGGAAGTCGTTCGACGTAGACCAAGCTGTTCTGGCACACGCCCGCAAAGTAGTTGAGCGCGGCGCAGCTTCCCGTGATCAGTGGGATGCGACGTTCAGTGCCTGGCAAACTTCGCATCCGGAGGCTGCAGCCCTATTGGAACGCATCGAGGCCAAGCAACTTCCGGCCCATCTTGGCGATGTTTTGCCGGTGTTCGAGGCCGGCAAGGACGTTTCCACCCGTGCAGCCTCGGGCAAGGTCCTGAACGCGATCGGCCCGGTCCTGCCCGAACTCTGGGGCGGCTCTGCCGACCTTGCCGAGTCGAACAACACCACTATCGAGGGCTCGCCGTCGTTCATTCCGACGTCGCGTTCCACGGACGCCTGGAAGGGCAACCCGTACGGACGTGTCCTGCACTTCGGTATCCGTGAGCACGCTGCCGCGTCGATCGTGAACGGGATCTCCCTGCACGGCCGTACCCGCGCCTTCTCCGGCACGTTCCTGATCTTCAGCGACTACCAGAAGCCAGCCATTCGGTTGTCTGCCTTGATGGGCGTCCCCTCCATCTACGTGTGGTCGCACGACTCCATCGGCCTGGGCGAAGACGGACCCACCCACCAGCCCGTGGAGCAGCTCGCGACCCTCCGCGCCATCCCGGGCCTGGACGTTGTCCGCCCCGGTGACGCCAATGAGGTGGGTATCGCCTGGCAAACCATATTGGAGAACCACCAGAACCCGGCCGGCATTGTGCTGACCCGCCAGAACGTGCCGGTCTTTGACCGTGGTGACGGCCAAGCCACCGGCGATATATTCGCCTCGCCTGCTGGCGTGGCCAAGGGTGGCTACGTCCTGGCGGAGGCTTCCCGCGAGGGCAAGACGGTAGACGCCCAGGTGATCCTGATCGGCACCGGTTCAGAGGTCCAGCTCGCCGTCGCTGCCCGCGAAGCCCTCCAAGCCGAAGGCGTCGCAGCCCGCGTGGTTTCCATGCCCTGCGTTGAATGGTTCAACAAGCAGGACGAGGCCTACCGCGAGTCCGTGCTCCCCGCCGCGGTGAAGGCCCGTGTCTCAGTCGAAGCCGGCCTGGCGCTGGGCTGGAAGGAATTCGTCGGCGACGCAGGCCGCTCCATCTCCTTGGAGCACTTCGGCGCATCGGCTGACTACAAGCGGCTCTTCAATGAATTCGGCATCACCGCCGAAGCCGTCACTGCAGCAGCCAAAGACTCCCTCGCCGGCTTGACTGCCTAA
- a CDS encoding helix-turn-helix transcriptional regulator: protein MTLSDLPWPLLNSVAALADAPLSHIAERLREAVLPSFGSSALVIFTEDCTGRPQKKAGAEDIISKVSIAELDVLRAELRDEEPWFGDAVLAGKPRHALALKHAPSNALLVITDPRPTEQDNEAGLDLLRFLWNLAARRIQEKVADAPPSYLLESRAASAERLRVTAELTDLHSTTLETLLAALRSSSLDDATARSTVTDLAARALVGLRTHSDRTTDLVEEPVAKAFERLREDLRPLTSFSGIEVQFIEPPLNGRALPGEVAHAARAIVRGLVLVMMEQPEVSRIRTHWDCDGENLLINVRDDGGGALTVKDPNISRLDRRVQALTGQLRMDVMSGWGADVFVSLPLDLPARPTGDVAGWNLAARELEVLQHLASGHRNRTIASAMGISENTVKFHVRNLFKKLDVGSRTEAIALAHSHGMRQ, encoded by the coding sequence ATGACCCTTTCTGACCTTCCCTGGCCGCTGTTGAACTCCGTGGCCGCCCTCGCTGATGCCCCGCTGTCCCACATAGCCGAGCGGCTCCGCGAAGCCGTACTCCCGTCCTTTGGGAGCAGTGCGTTGGTCATCTTCACGGAGGACTGCACGGGGCGCCCGCAGAAAAAGGCGGGCGCGGAAGACATCATCTCCAAGGTCTCGATTGCCGAGCTTGACGTACTTCGTGCCGAGCTGCGGGATGAGGAGCCGTGGTTCGGCGATGCCGTACTCGCCGGCAAACCAAGGCATGCGCTGGCCCTGAAGCATGCCCCCAGCAATGCCCTCCTGGTGATCACCGATCCGCGTCCCACGGAGCAGGACAACGAAGCGGGGCTGGACCTTCTGCGGTTCCTTTGGAACCTGGCGGCACGGCGGATACAAGAAAAAGTCGCTGATGCGCCGCCGTCGTACCTGCTTGAATCGCGGGCGGCCTCGGCGGAGCGCCTGCGCGTCACAGCCGAGCTAACCGACCTGCACTCCACAACCTTGGAGACCCTCCTGGCCGCCTTGCGGTCATCGTCCTTGGACGACGCCACGGCCCGCTCCACCGTCACTGACCTTGCCGCAAGGGCTTTGGTAGGGCTCCGCACGCACAGCGATCGCACCACTGATCTGGTCGAAGAACCGGTAGCCAAGGCGTTTGAACGCCTGCGCGAGGACCTGCGGCCGCTCACCAGTTTCAGCGGCATCGAGGTCCAGTTCATCGAACCGCCGTTGAACGGCCGGGCCCTCCCCGGGGAAGTTGCGCACGCTGCGCGCGCCATTGTTCGCGGGCTGGTTTTGGTCATGATGGAGCAGCCCGAGGTCAGCCGGATCCGAACCCATTGGGATTGTGACGGCGAGAACCTGCTGATCAACGTGCGCGACGACGGCGGCGGGGCGTTGACCGTCAAGGATCCCAATATCAGCCGACTGGACCGCAGGGTCCAGGCGCTCACTGGACAGCTGCGGATGGACGTCATGTCCGGCTGGGGTGCCGACGTCTTCGTGTCATTGCCGCTTGACCTTCCGGCCCGCCCCACGGGCGATGTCGCTGGCTGGAACCTGGCCGCGCGCGAGCTGGAGGTCCTTCAGCACTTGGCTTCCGGGCACCGCAACCGCACCATCGCCTCGGCCATGGGCATCAGCGAGAACACGGTCAAGTTCCATGTGCGGAACCTTTTCAAGAAGCTCGACGTCGGTTCGCGCACCGAGGCGATCGCACTGGCCCACAGCCACGGAATGCGGCAGTAG
- a CDS encoding FadR/GntR family transcriptional regulator, which produces MAAPSSFESQIYRSLPEIERADAIVDRISTAIALGLLKVGERLPAETALSEMLGVGGSTLREALTELRARGTVETRRGRSGGSFVVSYPRSDADKMRAWFLATSIPAIRDIGEEHAAIATATVRLACERAESHDFERLQALARALDHAASPEVRAAADSRFHVQLAVAARSPRLTNAEIRLQQETVQQLWTPLAMPFDPATATAEHLGLVRAIAQDQPGTAQALVQEHIRRNVFHLIDTKLTLDYAQSQRSR; this is translated from the coding sequence TTGGCAGCGCCTTCCTCGTTCGAGTCGCAGATCTACCGGTCATTGCCGGAAATCGAGCGGGCCGATGCAATCGTCGACAGAATCTCTACGGCCATAGCGTTGGGATTGCTCAAAGTCGGAGAACGCCTGCCAGCGGAGACCGCGCTGTCCGAAATGTTGGGTGTTGGCGGCTCGACTCTTCGCGAAGCGCTGACTGAACTGCGCGCCCGGGGAACCGTGGAGACCCGCAGGGGGCGAAGCGGCGGATCATTCGTCGTCAGCTACCCCCGATCCGATGCCGATAAGATGCGGGCGTGGTTCCTCGCAACGTCCATTCCGGCAATACGGGACATCGGTGAAGAGCACGCTGCCATCGCCACGGCGACTGTCCGCCTTGCCTGCGAACGCGCAGAATCCCATGACTTCGAGCGCCTGCAGGCACTGGCCCGGGCACTGGATCATGCTGCGTCACCCGAAGTCCGTGCCGCTGCCGACAGCCGATTCCACGTCCAACTTGCCGTCGCAGCCCGGTCACCACGGCTCACCAACGCGGAGATCAGGCTCCAACAGGAGACCGTCCAGCAGTTATGGACTCCCCTCGCGATGCCATTCGATCCCGCTACTGCCACCGCCGAACACCTTGGACTGGTCCGCGCAATTGCACAGGACCAACCCGGCACGGCCCAGGCCTTGGTGCAGGAACATATCAGGCGGAACGTGTTCCACCTGATCGATACAAAGCTCACCCTCGACTATGCCCAGTCCCAGCGAAGTCGCTAA
- a CDS encoding ribose-5-phosphate isomerase has translation MRVHIATDHAGLELSSHLITALTASGYDLVDHGPTSFDPDDDYPAFCIKAATAVVNDHEAGVDALGIVLGGSGNGEQISANKVKGVRAALVWNVDTAVLARQHNDANVVAVGGRQHSVEEATELIKAFLAEPFSNAERHERRIGKITAYETDREISE, from the coding sequence ATGCGTGTTCACATAGCGACAGACCATGCCGGGCTGGAACTCAGCTCGCACCTCATCACTGCGTTGACGGCCAGCGGCTACGACTTGGTGGACCACGGACCCACGTCCTTTGACCCGGACGACGACTACCCGGCGTTCTGCATTAAGGCAGCGACCGCCGTCGTCAATGACCACGAAGCGGGCGTGGATGCGCTAGGGATCGTGCTGGGCGGGTCCGGCAACGGCGAGCAGATATCCGCGAACAAGGTCAAGGGCGTGCGCGCAGCGCTGGTGTGGAACGTGGACACCGCCGTCCTGGCCCGGCAACACAACGACGCAAACGTGGTGGCTGTGGGCGGACGCCAACACAGCGTGGAGGAAGCCACGGAATTGATCAAAGCCTTCCTTGCCGAACCGTTCAGCAACGCCGAACGCCACGAGCGTCGAATCGGCAAAATCACGGCATACGAGACCGACAGGGAGATTTCCGAGTAG
- the hxlB gene encoding 6-phospho-3-hexuloisomerase: MNPAANATSAAPTTTPSDIARNISLVLDEMSGTVVKIDEQQMARIASHLVHPGRIFVAGAGRSGLVLRMAGMRLMHLGLAVHIAGDVTTPAISSGDLLLVASGSGTTSGVVKSAETAAKAGARIAAFTTNPDSPLAGLADALVIIPAAQKTDHGSSKTRQYSGSLFEQALFVATEAIFQSLWDNDPQPAEELWLRHANLE; encoded by the coding sequence GTGAATCCGGCAGCGAATGCAACGAGTGCAGCTCCGACCACGACACCGTCCGACATTGCCCGCAACATCTCCCTCGTCCTTGACGAGATGTCGGGGACGGTCGTCAAGATTGATGAACAGCAGATGGCCCGCATAGCCAGCCACCTCGTACACCCTGGACGAATCTTCGTGGCGGGAGCCGGTCGCAGCGGGCTGGTCCTTCGGATGGCCGGCATGCGATTGATGCATTTGGGCCTGGCTGTCCATATCGCCGGCGATGTCACCACTCCGGCCATTTCCTCCGGCGACCTCCTTCTGGTTGCTTCGGGATCGGGCACCACCTCGGGTGTGGTCAAGTCCGCGGAAACTGCCGCCAAAGCCGGAGCCCGCATCGCAGCGTTCACCACCAACCCGGACTCGCCGCTCGCTGGGCTTGCTGATGCATTGGTGATCATTCCCGCAGCCCAGAAGACAGACCACGGATCGTCGAAGACCCGTCAGTACTCCGGCTCGCTGTTTGAGCAGGCCCTGTTCGTGGCCACGGAAGCCATCTTCCAGTCCCTCTGGGACAACGATCCGCAGCCTGCCGAAGAGCTGTGGCTGCGGCACGCGAACCTCGAGTAA